AGAAGGCCGGAAACTCGGCGGTGTGGTAGCCGAACGTCGGCACGCCCAGCGATTCCAGCACCTCGACCGTCTTTGGCAGATCGAGCACCGCCTTGGCGCCGGCGCACACCACCGCTACCGGGTGACGCGCCAGCGCATGAAGGTCGGCCGAGACGTCGAAGCTCTCGCCCACGTCGCGGTGAACGCCGCCGATCCCGCCGGTCGCGAACACCTCGATGCCGACGCGCGCCGCCACGAACAGCGTGGCCGCGACCGTCGTCGAGCCGGGCCGACCGCTCGCCACCTGCGCCGCGAAATTGCTCAGGTTGAGCTTGGCGGTGTCTTGCTCCTGCGCCAGACGATGCAGCTCGTCGAGCGTGAGCCCGATGCGCACGCGCCCATCGAGCACGCCGATCGTCGCCGGCACCGCGCCCGCCGACACCACCTCGTTCTCGAGCTTCTTCGCCGCCTCGACGCCTTCGGGATACGGGAGCCCGTGCGTCACCAGCGTGGTCTCGAGCGCCACCACCGGGCGGTGGGCTTTCAGCGCCGCGGCGACGAACGACGAGACGTCGAAGGTGTCGATCACGCGCGCGCCTCCACTCCGAACCATGCGGTCATGCGTCGCTCCGCGTCGGCGAGCGAGGCGGCGATCAGCCCCTGCGGCCCCCACGCCTCGATCGCGAAGCTCGCCGAGACCACACCGCGGCGCAGGGCGCGCTCGAGCGGCTCCTTTCTGAGCCAGCCGGCGAGGAAGCCGCCGGCGAACGCATCGCCGGCGCCGGTGGTGTCGGCAACGCGCGCGGCGCGGGATTGCCACGGCGTCAGCTCGGGCACGCCGGTTTCGAACACCAGGCCGCCGTCGGGCCCGGTCTTGAGCAGGATCTTCCCGGGCCGCTTGCCGCCGGCGAGCCGTTTCAGTGCGCCGGCGGGATCGTCGGCGGCGTGGTTCAGCCGAAGCTCTTCGTGGCTCAGAAAGAATAGGTCCAGCCTCGCGAGCAATTCGCGCCAGGCGGAGAGATTGTCTTCGCGCACCGGCTCGTGCGGATCGAGGCTGAGGCTCGCGCGGCCTCCGGCGAGCGCGGTCACCAGTGCCCGCTGATCGGCGAACGGCGTCGGGCAGACGTGAATC
The DNA window shown above is from Candidatus Sulfotelmatobacter sp. and carries:
- a CDS encoding pseudouridine-5'-phosphate glycosidase, translating into MIDTFDVSSFVAAALKAHRPVVALETTLVTHGLPYPEGVEAAKKLENEVVSAGAVPATIGVLDGRVRIGLTLDELHRLAQEQDTAKLNLSNFAAQVASGRPGSTTVAATLFVAARVGIEVFATGGIGGVHRDVGESFDVSADLHALARHPVAVVCAGAKAVLDLPKTVEVLESLGVPTFGYHTAEFPAFYRRESGIPIDCRFDALETLADAVRSHFSLGMGTGVVVANPIPEDHELPLGLYEPALATALREAAERRVRGREVTPFLLEKMRELTEGSSVFSNVALLQNNARLAAALAGALSER
- a CDS encoding carbohydrate kinase family protein translates to MTPLDLVVAGNLLVDDIVRFDGRTRMGEAGGGALYVSLAASLWGVRVGLVSRLGHDYPASAIDALRARGVDLEGVHRLPGDSLRSWLLYEPHGRQIVHQLGTANHTRVSPDLADFPARFREARVIHVCPTPFADQRALVTALAGGRASLSLDPHEPVREDNLSAWRELLARLDLFFLSHEELRLNHAADDPAGALKRLAGGKRPGKILLKTGPDGGLVFETGVPELTPWQSRAARVADTTGAGDAFAGGFLAGWLRKEPLERALRRGVVSASFAIEAWGPQGLIAASLADAERRMTAWFGVEARA